The following nucleotide sequence is from Hevea brasiliensis isolate MT/VB/25A 57/8 chromosome 7, ASM3005281v1, whole genome shotgun sequence.
TGGATTGAGCCTTTGAATATGCATCTCCTGTTTGCTTGCTGTGAAATGCTATCAAGTCGGGTTATAAGGgtctaatttcaatttctttcgcaGGGTTTGTGCTTTTGTAGTTCATTTTCTAATATGGCATCATCTCATAGTAATACTCACACTGAAGGTGCCAAAATGGAACAAATTATCACTGAATTTTTTGCTAAAAGTCTCCACATAATACTGGAGTCGAGGTCTCCTTATATGTCATCTCGTAATTACAGTGGTGAGCAAGCTATATGGTCTCCATCTTCCTCTTCATCCTCCTCTTCTGGTGTAAGGCCAAGAGATAAATGGTTCAATTTGGCACTTAAGGAATGCCCAGCTGCTCTTGAGAATCCTGATATCTGGCGCCAGAGCAATCTAGAACCAATGGTTATTGATGTGATTTTGGTGCAGAGACCACTTGTTTGGGACCCTGTAAATTGTTCCCCAAAAAAGGATTTTGGTAGGAATATTTCCTCGAAGGAGCGGTGTCCTTTTAGTTGGAATTCTGATCAGGAAGAATTAGGATGTGAGGCTAAGACTGAAAAAATTATAGAGAGGTGGATAGTGCAATATGAGAGTAGGAGGTTAAGGGATAACTGTTCGGGCAGTAGAAGATCAAGCAATACTTTGCATATGATGTATAAGAAATCAGTATTACTTTTGAGGTCTTTGTATGCAACTGTTAGGCTTCTACCTGCATATAAGATTTTCCGTGACCTCAATTCGTCTGGACAGATTCGCACATTCACCCTTACTCATAGGGTTTCTTCTTTTTTTGAGCCCTTCACTCGCAGGGAAGAGGCTGAAATGCTGCTATTTGGGTTCACTCCGGTGGATACTTCCTGTGGTCGGCTTTGCCTTTCAGTGGTTTATCGTTCATCACTCTCTGATATAAGCTTGGAATCATCAACCCCAATGTCTACCCAATTTATCCCTGATTATGTTGGGAGCCCATTGGCGGACCCACTGAAAAGGTTCCCCTCTCTTCCTGTGCCACATGGTTCTCCATCATCCTTGCCATTCTCAAGACGACATAGTTGGAGTTATGACATCTACAAAGCTTCTTCACCTTCATTTTCTTTCTCACCATCTCCTACTCATTCAGAATCACATGCATCGATTTCTAATCCAAGTTCCCGTCGCTTGCCACCTATGAGCTTGCCTCCTCATCCACCTGAAACATCTTCAATTCATAAGAAGAATACCAGCTTTGATGAGTATTATCCTTCCCCTAACTTTACACCCTCCCCATCGCCATCACCACCAATCTATATTCCTGGGAATCATCTTTCTAAGTCTCTTTTACGGTCTGAAAGTGCACCAGTTAGCATTCCTTTAGCCAAACTTGCTAGTTCCCCTGTGTTGTCAAACAGGCAAAATTTGCCTCCATCTCCTCCCCTTAAAGGTACCAGATATGGCAATCCTAGGACTGATACAAGCACAGGTTTTGTTCAGATTGGTGCATCAGATGAGAAGGTATTATATATGCTCATTACAGTGAGCTTTGTTGCAATCGTGTTTGTTTAATTTAGGATTCTTTTCATATGTTGTAGTTGTTCTCTCTTGGGAAAGATGACATTAGAAAGTATTCGGGGATGAAGATATCATCCAACAGCTCTCCACGGATTTCATTTTCCAGAAGTTCCAGCAGGTCTTTTCAGGATGATTTTGATGATCCGGACTTTCCTTGCCCATTTGATGTGGAGGATGATGATATGACAGATCCAGGTAGCAGGTAATTGGTTAAGTAGTTTTTGCTATAAcattacttttgttgtatttaattttgatttgaacaTAACTGCTTCAAATCACTTGCTTACAACTTCAAGTTattaaaactatatatatatatatatatatatatatatatatatatatatatatatatatatattcaaaaattAGCATAGAGATTCTTTTGAATAGAGTCAAATTATACCACTTTTTTACCGAAACTGATTAGTGCAGAATGTCCCAATACAGATCTACTGAAGGATTAGAAGTTTGAAATCAATTTgtcatctaaaatttaaatacgcTAAGGATTAAGTCTTCATTAAGTTCCATTGTTTCAGTTTGATGTTTCTGTCTTgtcattgaattttaattttttaaagggtgaataatttttttaacaatttgtGGTAACTGTAAAAAGCCGCAAGGAACTCAAAGGAGTTCTTTATAAGAGCTCATATACCTGCCATGGGACCTCAAGTATCCTGACCTTTGCTGAGATGTAATGTTAACATCATAAAGCTGGTCTTTTCAAGGAGGTGGATAATGGTTAAACAGCTAAGCTTAATATGTAACATGGACATTATATATTCGTGATCTATATTTTGACAGCAAAACAGGATAACAGAGCTGATCAATCTACCACTTCCACCATCGCCTTTCAACAATTGATCGGAATTTAAAATTTGAACTTCAAGAGTCTCTTAGTAGGCAAATAATCTGATTGGAGAGATAATGATAACAAAAAGAAGGCCATTGATGGGGATCTTTGTGCAAGACTTCTGAATAAGTTTTATTTAGTAGGAAAGAAAAGCATGTAGTGACGTGGGATACTTATTTCTTCAGttatatgggtatatatataaaaatatcatATTTTAGCACTTGGGAAaataaatgtatttatttttGCAGAAAAAGTGAGTATGATTGTGGATTTATCTGACGTGTGTTTGGTTGTCTGTTTGTGAAATCTGTTTATAAATTGAATTAAAGGGAAGGCCATCAATGTATTATTGGTTGAGTAGGGATTAGGAGTTTTCATGGTCCATTCTGTGTCGTGTTTTTTATGATGGAAGGCATTATCAATCCAACTGCTTTCATGTTTTTGGGAAAACATTTGAATTCTAGAAGGTACACATGGTTTTGAGTTCATAATTGCTGTAATGCTTTGGCAGAAAAATTCTTCCTTCTTTTCCCTTATTCAGCAAAGTTTGTGTGGATTTTGTGTTGAAATATGCTTAATAGTGGTTGCTATTTCCATTGCAATCATGCATACACAAAATTAGTTGTTCTAGTCttcatattattttattttgtacTATTAAAGCTTGTGGGTGAGTTTGGAGCTTCTTGTTTTGATCTTGGGTATTTGTTATTTCTTTGCATTATAAAACTATAAAG
It contains:
- the LOC110673554 gene encoding autophagy-related protein 13b — protein: MASSHSNTHTEGAKMEQIITEFFAKSLHIILESRSPYMSSRNYSGEQAIWSPSSSSSSSSGVRPRDKWFNLALKECPAALENPDIWRQSNLEPMVIDVILVQRPLVWDPVNCSPKKDFGRNISSKERCPFSWNSDQEELGCEAKTEKIIERWIVQYESRRLRDNCSGSRRSSNTLHMMYKKSVLLLRSLYATVRLLPAYKIFRDLNSSGQIRTFTLTHRVSSFFEPFTRREEAEMLLFGFTPVDTSCGRLCLSVVYRSSLSDISLESSTPMSTQFIPDYVGSPLADPLKRFPSLPVPHGSPSSLPFSRRHSWSYDIYKASSPSFSFSPSPTHSESHASISNPSSRRLPPMSLPPHPPETSSIHKKNTSFDEYYPSPNFTPSPSPSPPIYIPGNHLSKSLLRSESAPVSIPLAKLASSPVLSNRQNLPPSPPLKGTRYGNPRTDTSTGFVQIGASDEKLFSLGKDDIRKYSGMKISSNSSPRISFSRSSSRSFQDDFDDPDFPCPFDVEDDDMTDPGSR